The Pelmatolapia mariae isolate MD_Pm_ZW linkage group LG9, Pm_UMD_F_2, whole genome shotgun sequence genome has a segment encoding these proteins:
- the gramd1c gene encoding protein Aster-C has protein sequence MDQVSNRSGVGSDDITDDTSLPDLRWSSDEDSSDVQTQCLAAPQPPVPTYKQRLEEFKKLFKELPETERLLVDYPCALQRDILLQGRIYLSVNWVCFYSNVFRGTKIALTLKNITTVTREKTARLIPNAIQICTSTDKFFFTSFSAREKSYREVFRMWQNTLMGKSLTSHELWQTVRQHYGFDLGLSYEEMDSSPIIAESNMQASLTARPGGDDGPGRLERPPFLRIPEVENGPLETSTPQGEEMPSPIGSQNSPNLEDFRNTPSQRRSPAPQLDRLVPERVSKRSSLSLDLNANENGVSEESGSESEEEVEDRVGLSQVSGRQYLNRVFHISAKHMFEILFTDSSFMRRFMDARKITNITSTAWQKDSSGNMKRSLNYTITINNPLIGKFSTATECQTLYKESRDGQYYLINSEVYTHDVPYHDYFYTQTLYYIMSNSKRKCRLRVYTDVKYKKQPWGLVKSFITKNSWSGIEENFRHLEAELLEEEAEMNQGGGEAGKMGGLRRRRGRTYSRTLAEHSKPNKQYRHDAEQHREGNMGPVVMKGPYRWNVTTIVAGMSVVLLILTMLNLGLFFKLWAMEDVAQRMYLTTKHRLRERSEASLAAEYGPKLGAALRSPEELRLLKNVLQDSINLLEQLRTSLVMLQQNFATANRTAAQQ, from the exons ATGGACCAGGTATCCAACCGGTCAGGAGTGGGCAGTGATGACATCACAGATGATACCTCACTGCCGGACCTGAGGTGGAGCTCAGATGAAGAT AGCTCTGACGTTCAGACACAGTGCCTCGCGGCACCTCAGCCTCCTGTGCCAACCTACAAACAGAGGCTCGAGGAGTTTAAGAAGCTGTTCAAAGAGCTGCCTGAAACAGAGAGACTCCTAGTGG ATTATCCATGTGCCCTCCAGCGGGATATACTTCTACAGGGACGCATTTACCTCTCAGTGAACTGGGTCTGTTTCTACAGCAATGTGTTTCGTGGAACAAAG ATTGCTCTGACACTTAAAAACATCACAACTGTGACGAGAGAGAAAACTGCTCGACTCATTCCCAATGCCATCCAGATCTGCACAAGTACAGACAAG TTCTTCTTCACTTCCTTCTCCGCAAGAGAGAAAAGCTACCGGGAAGTTTTTCGCATGTGGCAAAACACGCTGATGGGTAAG TCTCTGACCAGCCACGAGTTATGGCAGACGGTTAGACAGCATTATGGTTTTGATCTTGGCTTAAGCTATGAAGAGATGGATAGCTCACCGATAATAGCAGAATCAAACATGCAGGCCAG CCTGACAGCGAGGCCTGGCGGAGATGACGGTCCAGGGAGACTAGAGCGGCCCCCTTTCCTCCGCATCCCTGAAGTGGAAAATGGACCCTTGGAGACCTCCACACCTCAAGGGGAAGAAATGCCTTCCCCTATTGGCTCACAGAACTCGCCCAACTTG GAGGACTTTCGTAACACCCCATCCCAAAGGCGCAGTCCGGCTCCCCAACTGGACCGCCTCGTCCCGGAGCGCGTCTCCAAGCGCTCCTCGCTTTCTCTTGACCTTAATGCCAACGAGAACGGCGTGTCTGAGGAAAGCGGCTCGGAAAGTGAAGAAGAAG TGGAGGACCGCGTTGGTCTGTCTCAGGTGTCCGGTCGACAGTATTTGAACCGGGTTTTCCACATCAGTGCAAAACATATGTTTGAAATTCTCTTCACCGACTCCAGCTTCATGCGCAGGTTTATGGATGCCCGGAAGATAACCA ATATCACCTCTACTGCCTGGCAAAAAGACTCTTCTGGTAACATGAAGCGGAGTCTGAACTACACAATAACCATCAACAACCCTCTGATTGGGAAGTTCTCCACTGCTACAGAGTGCCAG ACGCTGTACAAAGAATCCAGGGATGGTCAATATTACCTCATAAACTCGGAGGTGTACACACATGACGTTCCCTATCATGACTACTTCTACACTCAAACCCTCTACTACATCATGAGTAACTCTAAAAGGAAATGTCGACTAAG GGTGTATACCGATGTAAAGTACAAGAAGCAGCCATGGGGCCTCGTGAAGTCCTTTATTACCAAAAACTCCTGGAGCGGCATAGAAGAGAATTTCCGGCATCTGG AAGCAGAACTGCTGGAGGAAGAAGCAGAGATGAACCAAGGAGGTGGAGAGGCGGGGAAGATGGGTGGGCTTCGCAGGAGGAGGGGGCGGACTTATAGCCGGACTCTGGCAGAGCATTCAAAGCCCAACAAGCAGTACAGGCACGACGCTGAGCAGCACAGAGAAGGCAACATGG GCCCTGTAGTTATGAAAGGTCCGTATCGATGGAATGTCACAACGATAGTGGCTGGGATgagtgtggt TCTGCTGATCCTGACGATGCTGAATCTAGGCTTGTTTTTTAAGCTGTGGGCCATGGAGGATGTGGCCCAGCGCATGTATCTGACTACAAAGCATCGCCTGAGGGAGAGGAGCGAGGCCAG CTTAGCCGCTGAGTATGGACCCAAACTGGGAGCAGCGTTGAGGTCTCCAGAGGAGCTGCGCTTACTAAAAAATGTACTTCAGGACTCCATTAACCTCTTAGAACAG CTTCGTACCTCACTGGTGATGCTGCAACAGAATTTTGCAACAGCCAATCGCACTGCAGCGCAGCAGTGA